TCCAATGAATCCTTCAAATTCGTGGGGAGAAATCTCACCAAGCCCTTTAAATCTAGTTATTTCAGGTTTTCCTCCAAGTTTTCGTATTGCCTTCTGTTTTTCGTCATCTGAATAGCAGTAAAAAGTTTCCTTCTTATTTCGCACTCTAAATAGCGGTGTTTGGAGTATATAAAGGTGGCCTCCTCTCACTACATCAGGAAAAAACTGTAAAAAGAAAGTTAACAACAATAATCTAATATGAGAGCCATCCACATCCGCGTCGGTAGCTATTACCACTTGGCTATATCTAAGACCGTCCATGCCGTCTTCTATATTGAGAGCATGCTGCAATAAATTAAATTCTTCATTCTCATAAACCACCTTCTTTGATAAACCAAAACAGTTTAAAGGTTTCCCTCTTAAACTAAATACTGCTTGTGTTTCTGGACTTCTTGCTTTGGTAATACTACCAGATGCTGAGTCTCCTTCTGTGATAAAGAGTGTTGTATTTAATCTGTCTTCATATTTTACATCAGTCAAATGATACTTACAGTCTCTTAGTTTTTTATTATGCAAACTAGCCTTCTTAGCACGCTCATTTGCTAATTTCTTAACACCCGCTAACTCTTTCCTCTCTCTTTCAGACTGTTCTATTCGCTTCTTCAAAGCGTCCTTAGTCTCAGGATTCATATGAAGGAAGTTATCAAACTTCTCTTTCACAAAGTCATTGATAAAAGTCCTTACAGTTTGAGCATTATCCTCAGGCGAAATAGTAATGGAACCTAGCTTGGTTTTAGTCTGCGACTCAAAAACTGGTTCTTGTACTCTTATTGATATGGCTCCAATTATAGATGCTCTAATATCCTCCGCTGCATAGTCTTTACCATAATGGTCTCTTACCGTCTTTACTATTGCTTCTTTAAAAGCAGACAAGTGAGTACCACCTTGCGTCGTATTTTGACCATTTACAAAAGAAGAATACTCTTCACCATATTGGTTACTATGCGTAAGAGCCATCTCAATATCGGCCCCCTTTAAATGAACAATTGGATATCTAAGGTTAGCTTCTTCCGTTTTTCTAAGAAGCAAATCCAAAAGACCATTCTGAGAAATAAACTTTTTCCTATTAAAACTGATAGTTAAGCCAGCATTCAAATAGCAGTAATTCCATATCATACTTTCTATATACTGCGGTATGTAATGGTAATTCTTAAAAACTGTACTATCCGGCACAAACTCTATTAACGTACCATTCTTCTCACTGCTAACCTCTAGCTTTGATTCCTCTTGAAGCACCCCAACATTAAATTCAGCCCAAGCCGACTGCCCTTCTCTAAAAGCTTGCACCCTAAAGAAAGAAGAAAGGGCATTCACCGCTTTGGTACCAACCCCGTTTAGACCAACAGACTTCTGAAAGGCCTTGCTGTCATATTTTGCTCCAGTATTAATCTTTGAAACTACATCAACTACCTTACCTAAGGGAATTCCACGACCATAATCTCGAACAGTTACAGTACCGTCATCAATTACAATGCTTATGGATTTCCCATGCCCCATAGCATACTCATCAATACAGTTATCCATTACTTCTTTGAGTAATACATAAATACCGTCGTCGGCAGACGCACCATCACCCAACTTTCCGATATACATCCCAGGTCTAAGTCTAATATGCTCTTTCCAATCTAGTGAGCGAATACTGTCCTCGTTGTATTGCGGTTCTTTTTCTTCAGCCATTGTTATTCTATCAGCGGTATTATAATTATTAAATCTTTAACCAATATTTAAAACCTCATTGAGTTCTAAAAACCAAAAATCTTCCGTTATTTTGCAGGAATTTAATACTAATAAAGACCCAAAAGTGGTTTACAGTTTATTTAAACGTTTGTCTATGAATTTGTCCAAAGTTAGGAATTCAGATTTAATCTCGAAAGTTCTAATTGGTATTATACTTCTCACTTTTTTTTCAAGCTCAGGTTGGGCTCAAACCTACCCAGGTTATCCACAAAATATACCAACCAATGGGACGGTAATACCCGGCTACCCACAGCAAGGTATACCAACAGGACAAGTTCCCAATAAAACAGGTACTCAAACAGCCGATGATGGTTTTAGAACCAATGGCTTAACAGATGAAGCAGCAGAAGCCATGACTCATGAAGACTCTGTAGCCCTTGTTATGGAAGAGAGAGAGATGGAAGACATCGCTGTCGAAACACTCAGAAGAAAGATATTTGGTTATAAACTTTTCAATCTTCAAAACTTTGACCCTAATGCTGTTCATAATATCCCAACGCCTAATAATTATGTTTTGGGAGCTAATGACGAGCTTATAATTGACATTTACGGTTACCTTCAAGAGCATCAAGAAGTAGTTGTAAATACCGACGGTTATATTACTTTAAATAGAGCTGGCCTTATTAAGGTTGCGGGGCAAACGATAGAAGATGCTACGGTCAACATAAAAAATGCTTTATCTAAAATATATCCAAGCCTTAGAAATGGGGATATGAAGCTTAAAATATCTTTAGGAGATGTTAGAAGTATTAAAGTAAGCATTACAGGGGAGGCTGTGGCACCTGGGACTTATACAATGAGTTCTTTAAGTACAGTGAGTTCTGCTCTTTACAGGAGTGGCGGCCCAAACGAAATAGGTTCTTTCAGACAAATTAAAGTAATAAGGAATAATAGCACCGTAGCTACCCTTGACCTTTATGATGTTTTAATGAAAGGCTTTTCAAAAGATGATATCCTTTTAAAAGACCAAGATGTTATACTCATTGGACCTTATATCAATAGAGTAATAGTAGGCGGAAACACTAAACGAAAAGGTTATTTTGAACTTCTACCTAATGAAACCCTATCAGACGCGATTAGCTACGCTGGTGGTTTTGGAACTCAATCTTATACGCACAGACTTAAAATTTATAGAAACACAAGTAAAGAAAAGGAGATAGTAGACGTATTAAGTCAAAACTACCCAAGCTTTACTATGGCAAATGGAGACTCTTTGTTTGTCAATGAGGTCTTAGAGCGTTTTTCAAATCTTGTAAGCATTGAAGGAGCAGTTTACAGACCAGGAGAGTATTCCTTAAATAGCAATCCTACTTTAAATTCTTTAATTGAATCATCTGATGGATTAATGGATGATGCTTTAATGGGGAGAATTTCTTTGGTAAGAACTAATGCTGATTTATCAACAGAGAATCTATCTGTAAATTATAAAGACATTCTTTCAGGAACTGCTCCAGACGTTCCATTGAAAAGAGAAGATTTAATTATCGTTCCTTCCATATTTGATTTAACAGAAGTAGCTTTTGTTAGAATTCAAGGAGCTATAAATAATGAAGATGCAGAAGAGGGTGTTGAACTACCTTACGCTAAAAATCTAACATTAGAAGACGTTATCGTGAGGGTTGGTGGCTTAACTGAAGCTGCAAGTTTGTCTAGAATTGAAATTGTACGTAGAAAGAGAAACGTTGACATTACTAAAGTAAACGCCCAAATATCTGACATTATCAGGTTAGATGTTACCCCAGACTTAGAAGTAGTTAGTGGAAAAGAAAACTTAGTTCTTCATCCATTTGATGAAATATTTGTTCGTTCTTCTCCTAATTATGAAGAGCAAACTTATGTTAAAATTGAAGGTGAAGTCTTTTATCCATCAACCTATGGAATTGCAAGCAAGGACGAGAAGATTTCTGACTTGATTAAACGTGCAGGAGGTTTGACTTTGCAAGCTTATAGCCCTGGTGCGACATTAGTTAGAACTGTACAACTTTCCGCATTAGAGTTAGCACAAAAGAGAAAAACGCTAGATGGTTTAACTACTAGTGCCACAGAAACACAAGTTATTGAGATAGATGAAATAGAAGAGACCAGAGAAGAGTCTATTGATATTGACTTAGCTGCTATCCTTAGAAGCCCTGGAACAGTGGGTGACTTAACTCTTCAGGATGGTGACCTAATCAAAGTTCCTAAGCTATTGGAAACTATAAGGATTCAAGGCGAAGTACTATATCCTACCACTGTGAAATTCATGAAAGGATCTGCCTTTAAAAACTATATTTCAGGAGCTGGAGGGTTCACCAAAAGGTCTATGAGAAGAAAGTCATATGTTCTTTACCCAAATGGTTCTGTTGACAGAACTAGAAAGTTTTTAGTTTTTAACATTTATCCGAAAATTGAACCTGGCTCTGAAATAATAGTACCTCAAAAAGCTCAAAACAATGCAGATCAATTAGCGGGTTTTGCCAATATATTAGGAACGCTTAGTGCTACCCTAGGTACAATATTCAGTATTTATGGATTCATCAGTCTTGGTAAATAGTTTAAATAGCCCTTATGGAATTAGATAGTAACACAGAACGTCAGATTTCTACAAAAGAACTGATGAGTCAATTCTTTGACTTTTTAGATCTTTTGGCCAGTAAATGGAGAGTTTGGCTCGCAGCACTTTTAATAGGTGCTTCCCTAAGCCTTACTTTAGATTTTTTTGTTGAAGACGAAAGCCTTTATAGAAGTACCATTATTTTCAACCTCGAATTAGGAGGAGGCAATGGACAAAGCCAATTAGGTGGTTTAGCTAGTTCTTTTGGTATTTTCAATCAAAGCTCAGCTTCTAGCGGAGATCTTTTTACTGCTCAAAATTTCCCGACCTTGCTAAGGTCTAGAGCTGTAATGGAAAGAGCTCTTATGAAAACCGTAGTAGTTAACGGCGACTCGCTTTTAATGATAAACTACATTGCAGATAGTAGTAACATCAAAACAAATGAATGGGGTGGTAGCCTGTTTAGAAAACCCTTTCAAACGGCCATTGACCACAAATTTGAGGATAAAGATATTAGTGAGTTTTCAGAACTTGAGAACTTAATGGTTAATGCTATCTATGATAAAGTAAAGGAAACTACATCCGTAGAACTGGTAGAAACAACGAGCAGTATTATGGTTTTGACAGCAAAACTTACCAATGAAATGCTTGTTAAAAAGTGGGTAGAAGCGGTCCTAGAAACAACAGAGGAGTTTTATGTAGAAATGAAAACTAAAAAAACTCGAGAACTCTTAAAAACCCAAATAGAACAATTAGACAAACTAGAGTCTGAACTTTCAAGGACTGATAGCCGAATGGCAAGACTAAACTTTGAAAACCCTAATTTAGTTGACCCTAGAGGTAATTTTAACCAAACACAGACTCAGAGGCAAAGTAGTTTCTTATCTACTCAATACCTTACTCAGCTAAATACTATTAAAGCTCTGGAAAGGGTGATAATTGAACAAACGCCAATCTTCACTATTGTAGAAGAAACAAGATTGCCTTTAGAAAGAGAAGATGCTGAAACTGGTTTAAACTTAAAATTGAGTAGTTTAGCATTTCTTGTACTTACCATTATAGTTATAAGTTTGGCAGATTCTTATAAAAAAATCATGCAAGATTAAAACAGGAGTATTTTGGACAATAAGAAAGTAAAAGTTATATCTTCATATCCCTCATTTTGGGACTACTGGAAAGAAGTATTTGATTATCGTGAGTTGTTTTGGATTCTCGCTAAACGAGATATCATGGTTAGGTACAAGCAAACCATCTTTGGTGTTTTGTGGAGTATCTTAAGACCATTGATTTCTTCCATGGTTTACGTTTTTGGAGTAAACAGAATTGGTACACTCGGAGAAAACTCTGAGATACCTTATATTCTAGTTATTCTATCAGGAAACATACTGTGGCTCTTTTTCTCACAGTCACTTATGACTATAAGTTTAAGTGTGGTGACCAATAATAACTTGGTTTCAAAGGTCTTTTTTCCAAGAATTATCATACCGTTTAGTTCCTTCTTTTTGGGGCTTTTGGATGTAATTATTGGTATGTGTGTGTTTATTGGTTTCTGTTTTTACTACAGTTATATACCAGATTACAAAGTATTTTTTGCACCCCTCTTTATCATTTTAGCCTATATGGCAGCAAGTGGTGTGGGGCTTTTTGCATCCGTACTTAACGTAAAATACAGAGACATTGGCCAGCTTATCCCTTTTGTAATAAGTTTTGGTTTGTTCATCTCGCCTGTACTATATACTACAGATACGGTTGCCTCTCACTGGACCTATAAGCTTTTTGTACTTAATCCTGTTACAGGCTGTATTGACGCTTTCAGATGGGCTCTTTTAGGAGATGCTTATGCTTTTAATTGGGATAGTTTTATCCCTCTCTTAATATTTTGTTTTGTTACGCTTTTTGTGTCAATTCGTTACTTTAGAAAACACGAAAGTTCGTTTGTAGATTACATCTAATATTTTATGCCTGCTATAGAAATAAAAAACGCTTCAAAAAGCTACCTTATTAAACATAAGCTTAGTAAGAGTAATACGCTTAGAGAAGATATAGTCAATTTTTCAAAGTCGGTTTTCTCCAAAAAGAATCCGTCTGAGAAAGAGCTCTTTTGGGCTTTAAAGAACATAAATTTAACTGTAGAAAGAGGTGATAGATTAGGTGTAATTGGCTCTAACGGAGCTGGAAAGTCAACATTACTTAAAATCTTAAGTAGAGTTACTGCACCTACTACAGGTGAAATAAGGATTCAAGGTAGAATGGCCAGCCTCTTAGAGGTAGGAACAGGTTTTCATCCTGAACTTACCGGTAGAGAAAACATCTATTTAAATGGCTCTATTCTTGGCATGAAAAACCATGAGATATATGCTCAGTTTGATGCCATCGTAGAGTTTGCAGGTATTGAACAGTTCTTAGATACCCCTGTTAAAAGATATTCCTCTGGAATGTACGTACGCTTGGGTTTTGCCATTGCTGCTCATCTAGAGCCAGAAATTCTAATAGTTGATGAAGTTTTGGCGGTTGGAGATGCTGATTTCCAAAAGAAAAGTATTGGCAAAATGCGTGATGTGTCTAAAAGTGGAAGAACCATTCTATTTGTAAGTCACAATCTAACTGCCGTTCAAAATCTTTGTAATAAGGGAGCATTCCTTAGAAAAGGCGAACTTATTGATTCAGGCGAAATAAACTCGGTTATAAATAACTACGTTCAAAACGTGGCTTCCTTTCAAATCAAACAAGAATGGGAAGACCAGTCAAAAGCACCTGGTGACAATGGAATCTTAGCGAAGCGAATAGAGCTAAAGTCCAGTGAAGAACTAGAGTCTGGAACACAGCTCACCACAGCCACACCTTTAAAGGTAGAGTATGAGTTTTGGAATGACCATGATGATGTAAAACTTAATGTGAGCATTTTTCTTTATACCATGACTGGGCAGTGTATTTTTAATATTGCCAACGAAGGTAAAATATATAAGAAAGGACTTATAGCTACGGAATTCAATATTCCTGGAAATTTCTTAAATGACGGTTCTTATTTCATCTCCATGATGGTGGTTCAAGACGAATCTAAACCATTATTCTTTTTTGAAGAAGCTCTTATGTTCGATATTCAAGATTTTAGAGAAGACATAGAATGGGTTGGCAAATGGCCTGGTGCTATTAGACCATTAAATTTGAAATTAAAAACTTGGCAAAAAGAGTTCAATAAGTAGTATTTTGCTTAAAGCCTTTTGTTAATTTTAAGAAACTTCCAAACCCCATTGATTTGAGCATCTTTGTTACCCAAGCTTTTTTACCTCCTAAGGAAGAGTACCAAGCCTACTTAGACAAAATCTATGAGACTAATTGGTTAACGAATAATGGCCCATTACTTCAAGAGCTAGAAGGTAAACTTAAAGAGTATCTTGATTTAGAAAGTTTGATTTATGTATCAAATGGCACCATAGCTCTTCAGCTAGCGATAAAATCACTTGAATTAAGTGGTGAAATTATTACCACACCATACTCTTACTGTGCTACCACCACTTCCATTTTATGGGAAAACTGTAAGCCTGTTTTTGTTGATGTCAATTCCAATGATTTCAATATAAATCCAGAATTAATTGAGGCTAAAATAACCGAAAAAACATCGGCAATTTTAGCTACACACGTATATGGAAATCCATGTGATGTTGTAGCTATTGAGAAAATTGCTAAAAAGTATAATTTACCAGTAGTTTATGATGCCGCTCATGGCTTTAATGTTAAACTCAACGGAAAGTCACTTTTATCTTATGGCGATATAGCTACATGTAGTTTCCATGCTACTAAAGTTTTCCATACGGTAGAAGGCGGTTCTATATCTGTCAATGGAAATCCAGAGCTTGCTAAAAAGATATGGTATTACAGAAGTTTTGGTCATGTTAATGACGACTATGTTAGCCTTGGTATCAATGGTAAAAATTCGGAATTTCATGCTGCCATGGGATTGACAAACCTTCCCCATGTTGAAGAAATCATTAGTAAGAGAAAGGCAATTTTCGACATTTATGATGCACAGTTAAATTTTGACCATATTTTCAGACCGTATACAGAGCAAAAGGACTTTGAATACAATTATGCTTACTACCCAGTAGTATTTGAAAGTAAAGAAGTTACGGATGAGATAATAGCTAAGCTTAAAGAAGCTGATGTATTCCCAAGAAGATACTTCTACCCTTCTCTAAATACTTTAGGCTATGTAAATAGCTCAGATAAATGCCCTGTTTCGGAATCGGTTTCTCATCGAGTGCTTTCACTCCCTCTTTTCCCTGGATTGCCTGAAAGTGATGTAATTAGAATTAGTAAGACTATTAACGAAGTACTTCTAAAGAATGGCTAGCAAACCCAACATACTATTTGTAAGTCACGATGCTAATCGTGCTGGTGCTCAGTTGTTTCTTCTTAACATAATGAAGGACTTTAAAGCAGCCGGATATGGAGTTCAGCTGCTTTGTTTGTTAAAATGGGGGCCACTTTTAAGTGATTTTGAGTCCGTTTGTGAAGTAAAAGAATCCCCGAAAAAGTCCAAAAAAAAGTCAAAACTTCTGTCGAAAATTATAAAGATAGATTCTAAGAAAGGCTTCAGTAGTTTTATAAAAGAAACCTACGGTTCGAGGAAAATCGACTTTATATATGCCAATACTATAGCTACGGCATGCTCTGCAACCCAAATAAAAGACGTGCTTCAAGTTCCGCTGATTTCTCATATTCACGAACTGCAATTTTCTCTTGACCTTTATGCAGGAAAATCTGAGAAAGAAAACCTTCTTAAATCATCTGATGGCATTATAGCTTGTTCTCAAGCCGTTAAAGATAATCTAGTAGAAGGTGACTCTACCTTAGCCTCAAAAACTACTGTGATTCATTCTTTTGTAGATAATGAGTCAGTACTGGAACTATTCAAAAACTCTGTTCCAAAAGCAATTAAAGAAGAATTTAATCTTCCACAAGATGCCTTTTTAGCGGGTGCCTGCGGAAATGCAGAATGGAGAAAAGGACTCGATGTATTTATAAATTTAGTCAATGCCATAAAGCAAAATAATTCTAATCAAAAGATTCATTTTGTATGGATTGGACTTAAGCCCGAAGGCAAATATTATGAGCAAATCATGTACGATGTTCGTAAAATGAACATTGCTGATTATGTAACTTTTATTAGCCCTACTCCTAAAGCAGTTGAAATTATAAATGCATTAGATGTATTTGTGGTAAGTAGCAGAGAAGACCCATTTCCACTGGTAATGTTAGAAGCAGCACTTTGTCAAAAGCCAATTTTAGGTTTTAAAAACACTGGTGGTTGTTCCGAATTTGTGAAAGATGAAGCTGGTATTTTAGCGGAATATCTTGATGTAAATGGAATGGCGAAAAACCTTCTTTATTTAGCCAATAATAAAGAGATTAGAGAAGCAAAAGGAAAAAGCGGACATAACTCTATTCTTACAAATTATAGCTTTGAGCACTCTGTGGAAAAGCTTAAGCAATATTTAGATAAGTTTTAGTTTTAAACTCAAACGTTAAATTGCTTAAAGGGTAGATTAACATTTTGCTTTAGCTATAATAGAGATCCTGCAACATTATCCCTCCTTTCTGATTGATTTTGACACCTAGTCAAAATAGCTGAGCTTAACATAGAAGACTATTTTTGATTTGAATCAACCCAAATTAAAAATGAACAAACTTCTTTCTCTTATTCTTTTAACATCCTTTCTATATGGATGTACTGCACAAAAAGATACAATAAACTTAGTACCAACTGAAGCTAGTAATGCCGCCAATTATTGGTGTACATGGTATTGGCAAAACTACCTCATCTTAGAAGGTCAAGACGTAGAAAACCCTGATGCTGCTACTGTTTATACTAATCCAGCGGCAAGGGAGCAGATGAACGAGAAAACGATTTTTGGAGAACAGGGAATGGCGAAAATCATGCTTCCAAAAACTAGAAGTGACTATTATTTCGTGATAGACCATGGTTGGCAAGACACAAGCATCAAAGAAAATACATTTTTCACCTCTATCATGGACACACTTGACTTTCCTATCTATGCTCACCTAGAGCCAAAGGAAAGGATAAAGCAAATGAATGAAGACATAAAAGCTTTAGGCTGGAAAGGGCTTGGCCTTTGGGTGAGAGGTAACCCCTCTGAACCTGAAATGCGACGTATGGTAGAATGGAGTAAATATGCCGGAATAGGATATTGGAAGATAGATGGTGGAGATACAAAGCATTATTTCGCCTCTAGCATAAAGAATAAGATTTATCCAGAGCTTACTTTGGAGCATATTACAGGAGCCGGACCTATTAATCCTAAATGGGATATTCCGGGTTTGACGCTTTACCCTTCCATTTATAATATTGATGAGAAAGTTAGCCAAGAGCTGAATGCTTCACTTGAGAAAAGCACACAAAAAGTAGAGCAATCTTTACAAGCAATTAAAAACACAGATGTATTCAGAACATATGACGCTGCACCACTGCTAGTAAGTACTACCACCATGCAACGAGTTCATGATATTTTAGTTCAGACTGCAGGAAATACAGAATACAAGGCAATGCTCAACATTCAAGATGATTGTAATATTGCAGCAGGTTTAGGTCTGCTTGTTGCTGTAAAAAGGCACCCTATGAACACGCCACGTATGTATAATGGGAAAGACCTACATTTTCAGATTGCTGGCGACCGCCATGTTGACAAGCGTTTGAACGAAATGGATAGATTGGCTCTTTGGCAGCGTATTGCTCCTCCTATGCCAGCAGGGTATGGTACTTATCTATCCTCTGAGAATAATCTTATTGACAGTATCGTTTTTGAAGTGAATCACACTTGGTATAAGCCTACCTATGGCAAAATGGTTAGGCAGAGTGCTCCTGCTATAATGGCAAGAAACATTTCATTACCTGAGGTTAAGTTTTCAGACTTAGCACCTTATGTGATGGCTTCTAAGTTTCCTGATGGACAAGTGGCCATAGCCACCGAAGGTAGAGTTACTCCTACCAATAGCTGGATTGAGCCGAAGGCTGATATTATTTTAAAAGAGATAGAGACAAACAAAGCCGTAGGCATCTTTGGCCATTATGCATCGCTACGCTTAGAATTTGACAAAAAACTACCTAAAGATGTACGGGTGATGGCTCAAGACTTATTAGGAAAAGAAGCTACCAACATTTCAAATCAGATAGAAATAGGTGAGAAAAGCATTACGCTATCAGGTAGTTTAATTGATAAAATTGGCACCATGGCTGCTGACTCAGGAGATATATCTGCTCCAGGGATGGTTCTAAAGGTTATTACTGAGTAATAAAAAGACAATCCGTGATGTAAATAATTCTACATCACGGATTTTAAGCACAAAACAAGTTCTCCTATACCTTTTCTTCTTCCATAAAAAAGTCACTTTCTTCTTTAGTTAAAAGCCTAGACTTGATAATAAACCTTACTCCAAGTGGAATTTCCAACGAAAAACTTGAGCCTCTTCCTTCCGTCACGTCTAAGGTAAGATGGGTGTGTTTCCAATACTCATATTGGTCACGAGCCATATAAAAAGGGCAACCCGCTACTTCTCCCAATTGAATATCGGTTTCATTAATATAGAAGTCTCCAAGCGGATAGCACATTGGAGCAGAACCATCACAGCATCCTCCACTTTGGTGAAAAATCAAATCACCATACTGCTCTCTTAATTTTGAAATAAGTTTGATTGCTTTGTCGGTTGCTATTACTCTTTTTGATTCCATATTAAATAAGATTAAACTGAAGTAAGGAGACTCAAATGAGCCTCCTTATTGCTAATTTCTTAAAAGAAACCCATCTTCTTTTTGTCGTAAGAAATCAACATATTTTTAGCTTGTCTGTAGTGTCCTAACATCATTTTATGGTTTTCTCTACCAATACCAGACTTTTTATACCCACCAAATGGAGCATGAGCTGGATAATTATGGTAGCAGTTTACCCACACGCGGCCTGCTTCTATAGCCCTAGACACTTTATAAGCTTCATGCGTATCTCTGGTCCAAACGCCAGCACCTAAACCATATAATGTATCATTAGCAATTTCTATAGCCTCCGCCTCATCTTTAAAAGTGGTAAGGCAAACCACAGGTCCAAATATTTCTTCTTGGAATATTCTCATCTTGTTATTCCCTTTGAAAACCGTAGGTTTGATATAGTAGCCTTCAGCCAAACCATCTATAGTAGCTGCGGCTCCGCCTGTCAAAAGCTCTGCTCCCTCCTCTTTTCCTATTTCTATATAGTTTAAGATTTTCTCATACTGGTCTTTTGACACTTGTGCACCCATCATGGTTTCAGCATCTAACGGATGTCCTAATTTAATGGCCTCCACACGCTCTATAAACCTTTCAATAAAGGCATCAGCAATAGATTCGTCTACCAGAATTCTGGAAGGACAGGTACATACTTCGCCTTGATTAAGAGCAAAAAGTGTAGCTCCTTCTAAACACTTATCAAAGAAATCATCATCCGCTTCCATGATGCTTTTGAAAAACACATTTGGAGACTTCCCTCCTAGCTCCAGCGTTACTGGAATAATATTCTTCGAAGCATATTGCATAATTAACTGCCCTGTAGTAGTCTCACCAGTAAAAGCAATTTTATTGATTCTAGAGCTTGATGCTAAAGGTTTTCCCGCCTCTAAACCAAAACCATTAATTACATTTAAAACACCAGATGGAAGAATATCTTTTATCAAATCCATCAATACCATGATTCCTACCGGTGTTTGCTCCGCTGGTTTCAAAACCACACAGTTACCTGCTGCTAAAGCTGGTGCAAGCTTCCATGTAGCCATAAGTAATGGGAAGTTCCAAGGGATAATTTGACCAACTACACCTAATGGCTCATTTATAATAAGCGAAAGTGTATTAGCATCTAACTCAGACGCTGAACCTTCTTCTGCTCTAATTACTCCT
This sequence is a window from Arcticibacterium luteifluviistationis. Protein-coding genes within it:
- a CDS encoding SLBB domain-containing protein translates to MNLSKVRNSDLISKVLIGIILLTFFSSSGWAQTYPGYPQNIPTNGTVIPGYPQQGIPTGQVPNKTGTQTADDGFRTNGLTDEAAEAMTHEDSVALVMEEREMEDIAVETLRRKIFGYKLFNLQNFDPNAVHNIPTPNNYVLGANDELIIDIYGYLQEHQEVVVNTDGYITLNRAGLIKVAGQTIEDATVNIKNALSKIYPSLRNGDMKLKISLGDVRSIKVSITGEAVAPGTYTMSSLSTVSSALYRSGGPNEIGSFRQIKVIRNNSTVATLDLYDVLMKGFSKDDILLKDQDVILIGPYINRVIVGGNTKRKGYFELLPNETLSDAISYAGGFGTQSYTHRLKIYRNTSKEKEIVDVLSQNYPSFTMANGDSLFVNEVLERFSNLVSIEGAVYRPGEYSLNSNPTLNSLIESSDGLMDDALMGRISLVRTNADLSTENLSVNYKDILSGTAPDVPLKREDLIIVPSIFDLTEVAFVRIQGAINNEDAEEGVELPYAKNLTLEDVIVRVGGLTEAASLSRIEIVRRKRNVDITKVNAQISDIIRLDVTPDLEVVSGKENLVLHPFDEIFVRSSPNYEEQTYVKIEGEVFYPSTYGIASKDEKISDLIKRAGGLTLQAYSPGATLVRTVQLSALELAQKRKTLDGLTTSATETQVIEIDEIEETREESIDIDLAAILRSPGTVGDLTLQDGDLIKVPKLLETIRIQGEVLYPTTVKFMKGSAFKNYISGAGGFTKRSMRRKSYVLYPNGSVDRTRKFLVFNIYPKIEPGSEIIVPQKAQNNADQLAGFANILGTLSATLGTIFSIYGFISLGK
- a CDS encoding DNA topoisomerase IV subunit B; protein product: MAEEKEPQYNEDSIRSLDWKEHIRLRPGMYIGKLGDGASADDGIYVLLKEVMDNCIDEYAMGHGKSISIVIDDGTVTVRDYGRGIPLGKVVDVVSKINTGAKYDSKAFQKSVGLNGVGTKAVNALSSFFRVQAFREGQSAWAEFNVGVLQEESKLEVSSEKNGTLIEFVPDSTVFKNYHYIPQYIESMIWNYCYLNAGLTISFNRKKFISQNGLLDLLLRKTEEANLRYPIVHLKGADIEMALTHSNQYGEEYSSFVNGQNTTQGGTHLSAFKEAIVKTVRDHYGKDYAAEDIRASIIGAISIRVQEPVFESQTKTKLGSITISPEDNAQTVRTFINDFVKEKFDNFLHMNPETKDALKKRIEQSERERKELAGVKKLANERAKKASLHNKKLRDCKYHLTDVKYEDRLNTTLFITEGDSASGSITKARSPETQAVFSLRGKPLNCFGLSKKVVYENEEFNLLQHALNIEDGMDGLRYSQVVIATDADVDGSHIRLLLLTFFLQFFPDVVRGGHLYILQTPLFRVRNKKETFYCYSDDEKQKAIRKLGGKPEITRFKGLGEISPHEFEGFIGKDIRLDPVILEKESSIAKILGYFMGKNTPERQKFIIENLKVEKDIVEEDLIPKENLEIV
- a CDS encoding ABC transporter ATP-binding protein → MPAIEIKNASKSYLIKHKLSKSNTLREDIVNFSKSVFSKKNPSEKELFWALKNINLTVERGDRLGVIGSNGAGKSTLLKILSRVTAPTTGEIRIQGRMASLLEVGTGFHPELTGRENIYLNGSILGMKNHEIYAQFDAIVEFAGIEQFLDTPVKRYSSGMYVRLGFAIAAHLEPEILIVDEVLAVGDADFQKKSIGKMRDVSKSGRTILFVSHNLTAVQNLCNKGAFLRKGELIDSGEINSVINNYVQNVASFQIKQEWEDQSKAPGDNGILAKRIELKSSEELESGTQLTTATPLKVEYEFWNDHDDVKLNVSIFLYTMTGQCIFNIANEGKIYKKGLIATEFNIPGNFLNDGSYFISMMVVQDESKPLFFFEEALMFDIQDFREDIEWVGKWPGAIRPLNLKLKTWQKEFNK
- a CDS encoding DegT/DnrJ/EryC1/StrS family aminotransferase; this translates as MSIFVTQAFLPPKEEYQAYLDKIYETNWLTNNGPLLQELEGKLKEYLDLESLIYVSNGTIALQLAIKSLELSGEIITTPYSYCATTTSILWENCKPVFVDVNSNDFNINPELIEAKITEKTSAILATHVYGNPCDVVAIEKIAKKYNLPVVYDAAHGFNVKLNGKSLLSYGDIATCSFHATKVFHTVEGGSISVNGNPELAKKIWYYRSFGHVNDDYVSLGINGKNSEFHAAMGLTNLPHVEEIISKRKAIFDIYDAQLNFDHIFRPYTEQKDFEYNYAYYPVVFESKEVTDEIIAKLKEADVFPRRYFYPSLNTLGYVNSSDKCPVSESVSHRVLSLPLFPGLPESDVIRISKTINEVLLKNG
- a CDS encoding ABC transporter permease — translated: MDNKKVKVISSYPSFWDYWKEVFDYRELFWILAKRDIMVRYKQTIFGVLWSILRPLISSMVYVFGVNRIGTLGENSEIPYILVILSGNILWLFFSQSLMTISLSVVTNNNLVSKVFFPRIIIPFSSFFLGLLDVIIGMCVFIGFCFYYSYIPDYKVFFAPLFIILAYMAASGVGLFASVLNVKYRDIGQLIPFVISFGLFISPVLYTTDTVASHWTYKLFVLNPVTGCIDAFRWALLGDAYAFNWDSFIPLLIFCFVTLFVSIRYFRKHESSFVDYI